One Callithrix jacchus isolate 240 chromosome Y, calJac240_pri, whole genome shotgun sequence genomic region harbors:
- the LOC100402839 gene encoding testis-specific chromodomain protein Y 1 has product MAFKAAADKHIRISADPDTEQDGIENRTHTQPPVSQMSDSVTAAMATESDNKESIGVLMDPSTANGTTNRHTSVRRVKGGTKEIIDERKDQPSTKRMYFISLKESDNRYRDIAVKKDERFTHILLSTISTEKNALNTEVIKEIMNALERATVDDSKLVLFSAPGSVFRAGLDFGYIVKNLRNDRNRMSPEMVDIKSFVNVFIHFFKNLLSYLSTAQPLN; this is encoded by the coding sequence ATGGCGTTTAAGGCGGCAGCAGACAAACACATCAGAATTTCAGCAGATCCTGACACAGAACAGGATGGAATAGAAAACAGGACCCACACACAACCACCAGTGTCTCAGATGTCTGACTCAGTTACTGCTGCCATGGCCACAGAGTCAGATAACAAAGAAAGTATAGGGGTATTGATGGACCCTTCAACAGCCAATGGGACAACAAACAGGCATACATCTGTTCGGAGAGTGAAAGGTGGGACAAAAGAGATTATTGATGAGAGAAAAGACCAGCCTTCTACCAAGAGGATGTATTTCATAAGCTTAAAAGAAAGTGACAACAGATACAGAGACATTGCAGTCAAGAAAGACGAGAGATTCACCCACATATTGCTATCCACTATATCAACAGAGAAAAATGCACTGAACACGGAAGTTATTAAAGAAATCATGAATGCTCTGGAAAGGGCTACTGTGGATGACAGCAAGCTTGTGTTGTTCAGCGCCCCTGGCAGTGTCTTTCGCGCTGGTCTTGATTTTGGGTACATTGTGAAGAATTTAAGGAATGACAGAAACAGAATGAGCCCTGAAATGGTGGACATTAAGAGCTTTGtgaatgttttcattcatttttttaaaaacttactgtcGTATCTGTCAACGGCCCAGCCACTAAACTAG